ACTTGTTGCCGTTTTCCTCAGTGGGCTCGTGATGCTCTTGCCTACAATCTATCAGGCATGGGGCCAAGGTGACTGGAAAATGGGGATGGTCTATGGGGCAGCACTTGGCGTGCTGCCCACGCTTGTTATTTGGTGGTTGGCCATGCTGCTGGCCAAGGTCTACAGCACCATCATAAAGAAGATCGGGGTTCGACGGCTACAAATCGACGACAAAGCGGGCCTGCCCGTGGCTTTCTTCGTCCTAATGGCGTCGATTCTCTGTTTTGCTGCCTTGTCTCTCATGTAAACGAACAACGCAGCCTCTCGTTGATTAAGTCTGTGAAGGAGCCCTCTTCATGCGATTGTCTGATCGTCAAGTCAGTATTCTTACTCTCCGAGCACAGGAGGGGTTTTCTCCCTATACCATCCGGGCTTATTGAGTTCAGCACAACATATTGATTCGAGACATCGGCGATGTCGAGATTGACACGATCACATTAGAATGTCTGCGGGAACATGAACAGGAGCACATGCATCTGAAGCCCAGCAGTCTCGGGCATAAGGTACGGGCCATTAAGAGCCTGTGCAAGTGGTTGGTAGAAGAGGCTCTCCTCGTGCGCGATCCGCCGGTGAAGCTGAAGGAATCAAAGCTTGGTAAGCGTGTGCTAAAGGCGCTCACGACGGATGAACTTGAACTGCTGCGGGATTCCTGCACCAGTGTCTTGGAGCAGGCGCTGATGGAGTTTGCTTTGCCACGGGATGTCGGGTGGGGAAGGTCCAAAAGCTGAATCGCAGCGCGATCGACTGGCAGCGCGGCTGTGTGAACGTCATCGGGAGGGGCAACAAGGAGCGGGAGGTGTACTTTGGCTCAAAGGCCTACATATGGCTACAGAGGTGTCTCAATCTTCGAGGCGATATGGATGCGGCCCCGTTTGTCATCGAACGTTACTCGGTTTGGCAGCCTTTCGCATTTGTCATAGATAATGTCTGAAGGGTTCCTTCATATTATCGGGCCGTGATCTAATTCTTCTGTATTCATATAACTTACTTTTCGTACCTCCTCGTATCATAGTAATTGAAGTTCGTTCTCGTTGAATTTCCAGTTGGCCCGGGCCAACTGGAACAGCGTTGAAGAATTTCCAGAGCCGGCTCGAAAAATCATCTGAATGAGACAGCTGCTCAGGAGGATGAGAACGGTTGATGGGGCTTCCTCATCCAACCCGTAATGCTTAATAATTGCACGTGCAAGTCCTCTGGGTAGGGAAGTTCCCATCAGCCAGATGTTGATTTAATACCCAATCGGACCAAATCATCGATGTAGATGTATCGGGAGTGGAATGAACTCCTCTCCGCTTCTTTGTCATGTACTTGTTCCTTGAAAACTTTATATCTGGCCCTATCCAGTTGGGGGAGACCCCAGCGCTGTTGGATCGGGGTCTCTTGCTTCCGGACCTGCCTGTGGGACAATGGGGTCAGCAAGGCTTTCTCGGGATATTTCTTGTTCCTCCTTGCGGACCTTTTGGTACTGCTGTTTTTAGCCTGATACCCAGGATCCACCACTCATGTTCTAACCGCTTGTTGCGCCTCCGTAGTAGAGGGGGGTGTAGTGACCCGTAATTGACCTCTCTACGGATGAGTGCTGATGACGAGGCTGTAGTCGGTGGTTCCCACGGGCACCCAGGTCCGGGACTGACTTGACTCTCTTCTCCGAAGTGGAGGTGAAATGAATGCCGAAACTGCACGTTGGGATTGACGTGAGCTTAAACTCTCACCATGTTCAATTCATGGATGAGGTCGGACAAGATTTGGCTTCCTTTGCGGTGTCCAACGACCGGCCAGGAGCAGACACTCTGATTCGCAGGGTCGTGGAAACCACACAGGCCAAGAATATTGACACCGTCGTCATGGGTATGGAGGCCACGGCCAACCTTTTGGCTTCTTGACACTACATATTTAAATATTAAAATATGAACAGAGGAGTGATATTCAGTGAAACCATCGCAAGAAAAGCAGACCGGTCTCGGAACCTGGTTGGCACTGGGTATACCGGCTTTTCTATTGGTTGTCTGTTGCGCCCTGCCGGTACTCTTGATTGGGATCGGATTAACCGCAGCAGGAGCCTTTTTGATCGGCATGAAAGATTGGATTATCGGGATTGTTGTCGTTGCAGCAGGATTGTTTTTCCTCGTACGAACCATTCTTCGAAAAAAGAGCGACTCTGAGAAGTCTTGCTGTATGACTTCGACACCAGATCAGAAAGGGTGACCATCTTGCAACTTTTCCTCTCGGAGGATGAGAATCTTCAAACGGAACTTTACGCGAAGTTCTTTCATGGATTATCCAATGCAATTCGGTATAAGATCACGGAAATTCTCCTGGAGGGAGAACGCAGTGTCGGAGAATTGGTCGAACTACTGGGGATTTCCCAAGGACAAGTTTCAAACCATTTAGCCTGTTTAAAATGGTGCGGGTATGTATCCTCTCGGCAGAACGGCAAGCATGTCATCTATCGAGTTTCGGATGAACGGGTAAGAACCTTGATGGAATTAGCAAAATCTATTGTAGCTGATAATGCAGAGCGAATCCGCAGTTGTACACGGATGTAAGGAGTGATTCGTTTGAGTAAGTTTCGTTTAGGGCTTCTGGCCACTGCTCTGGTTGCACTTTTGTCCGGGTGTGGTGCTCCCTCTCCACAGTCGCCCCAACCTAAAGCAACTACCCCTATTTCTACAGGGGCATCTTCAAGTGATTTGAACTTGATAACGATTACAGGAAAGCCGCTTATGATTAACCCCAATCAGAAGACGCTTCTGTATTTTATGGCGCTTGGCTGTTCGTCTTGTGTCACAGGGGAGATGAAGCTCGCCAAAAACCTACCACACATTCATGCCAACGTTATCTCTGTGGATGTGCAGCCTCAAGATACTCCGTCGGAATTAGAAAAGTTCATGAAACAGACCGGCGCAACTTGGCCGCATGTGATCGACAAGAATCAGTCGCTGATTCAGAAATACCAGATCTCCTACTTGGATACGGTGGTCATTCTTTTCCACAACAAGGTGATTTATAAAGGAATCGCCCCTTCCGCACAAACGATTGAGAAGGAGCTATCCACATGAGCGGCCTCCCTTTAGTGTTGACAGCGGGAGTGCTTGCGGCATTTAATCCATGTGGAGTTGCGATGCTTCCTTCGTATGTGGTGTATCTGCTCGGTGGAGAGAAACGACGTTCCATGGATGGTCTATGGGCCGGACTACTCATGACCTTAGGATTCTTAATGATTTTCACTGTTGCTGGTCTTGCTTCCATGGTGTTCGCGAATGTTCTTGGACAGGGCATTGCTTGGATTGCCTTTTTTGTAGGGATCTTTTTTACGGTGGTGGGCATTTTAATGATGTTCGGGAAGAACCTCCTCGCATTTCATCTCGGCGGCAACCGGGAGCTACATAAGAGATCAAAGGTCTCCTTTGTGCTGTATGGCATCCTCTACGCACTTGGTTCCTTAGGATGTGCTTTACCTCTATTTGCGATATTGGTGCTCTCGTCTTTCCATGCGGATGGATTTGGAAAAGGTATGTGGGATTTTATCCTTTACGCCCTGGGTATGGGAATCGTCGTGACGGCGATTTCGATGGGTGCGACCCTATCCCAGCAAGTGGTGATGAAATGGGTGCGCTTCGGAGCACGGTGGATGGGACGACTAAGTGGTCTCATTACGTTGGCTACTGGGATTTACTTGATTGCGTATTGGTTTCCGTTTTTATCAAACTAAGGGGGGATCATCTTGACACACTATCGTATGAAGATCGAAGGCATGACGTGTACGAGTTGTGAACGCCACGTAGAGAATGGGTTGAAATCGGTGGGTGCCCGCGATGTGAGCGTAGATTTTCGGAAAAATCAAGCGGTGTTAGAAGCACCCGATGCTCTTCAGCTGGATGTCTTGTTTCAGGGGGTTCGGGACGCAGGATATCGCCCCGTGGGCATAGAAATTCTCTCTGAAGAGAATTCCTCGGAGTTACACGCCACTCCTGCGGATGAATCCGTAGATTACGACCTGGTCATTCTAGGTTCCGGAAGTGCCGCCTTCTCAGCTGCTATCCAGGCCGTTTCATATGGAGCTAAAGTCGCCATGGTGGAACGAGGCACGATTGGCGGTACGTGCGTGAATATCGGCTGCGTGCCATCGAAAGCCCTGCTCAGAGCCGGAGAGATTTATCACCTGGCGAAAGAGAACCCGTTTCCAGGTCTGCAGACCTCGGTCGGTTCGGTGGATTTATCGGAACTTGTTACGCAGAAAAACCGGCTAGTGGTAAAGCTACGGCAACAGAAATACGTTGATTTGATTGAGGAATATGGTTTTGAACTGATTTCTGGCGAAGCCAGGTTCATTGACGAGAAAACAGTAGAAGTCGGGAGTCGTAGAATTACGGCTAGGAACTTCCTCATTGCAACCGGAGCCTCACTTGCCATCCCGGATATTCCAGGATTACGTGGCGTGGATTATCTCACGAGTACTACGGCGCTTGAGCTTTCGAAGCTACCTAAACGCCTCGCAGTAATTGGTTCTGGCTATATTGCCATGGAATTGGGGCAATTCTTTCACAATCTCGGGGCCGAAGTCACTTTGATGCAGCGAAGTGCTCGGCTGCTCAAGAACCGGGATCCAGAGATTTCGGAGGCGGTGACACAGGCGCTGACGGAACAAGGGATTCAACTGGTTACAGGAGCAACGTTCCACAAAATCGAACAAGACAGTAGTACGAAACGAGTTTATGTGACAATCGATGGAGAGGAACAGGTGTTCCTGGCCGAAGAACTACTCATTGTCACTGGACGTCAGCCGAACACAAGCTCACTTCAAGTCGAAACGGCCAACGTAAAACTTGGAGCACATGGGGAGGTACTTGTTGACGAATGTCTTCGAACTTCCAATCCAAGGATATATGCGGCGGGTGATGTGACGATGGGTCCGCAGTTTGTTTATGTTGCGGCGCATGAAGGATGGGTCGTTGCAGAGAATGCGGTGGGCGGTGCCAACCAGAAACGTGACTTAAGTGTTGTACCGGGCGTTACCTTTACTAACCCATCCATTGCAACGGTCGGTCTGACGGAGGCACAGGCCAAGGCACAAGGATACGAAGTAGTTTGTTCTGTATTACCCCTGGATGCAGTTCCGCGTGCCCTTGTAAACCGAGAGACAACTGGAGTGTTCAAATTGGTTGCAGATGCAAAGACCCGGAAAATCCTTGGCGCACATATTGTGGCGGAAAATGCAGGCGATGTGATTTACGCAGCGGTACTCGCCATCAAATTCGATCTAACCATTGAAGACCTCCGTGGGACCTTGGCCCCTTACCTCACCATGGCGGAAGGTCTCAAATTGACTGCCTTGACGTTCGATAAGGATGTATTCAAGCTTTCATGCTGCGCAGGTTGAGACCGGACAGATGAATAAGGAGAATGTTCAACGATCATTTCGGAGTATCACGGGGGTGGGGTGGCCGGAACTTGATGAGGCTATCCCGATATTTCCATGTCGTTCTTCTGGGAACTGAAAAAAGGTAAGCATTATGGCGTTTCGTGATCCGTGATGTTCCAAATTGTGGGTATTACGTACAAATGAAGGTGAAACGACGACCGATGATATCCTGGTTGGGACAACAGAGACTGTCATTGGAGGATGGGCCATCTAATCTTTGTTCCAGCGGACCACCATAAATCCAGATCCAGGTTCTTGTTGAGTTGGATTACGTTGTTTTTCCAAGGCCCATGCAGAACTTTCATCTTTGAACTCGTCGGGAGACACGTACAGCCCGAATTGGACCTCGTATGGAGGATTCGGTCCAATCTGTTTGATGTCATCATAAGAAAAGAATCTTGCGCTATGATAAACGCTGGTTGGGGCTTCCTGACCCCGTTTCGAATATTTCACGGCCCATGGACCGAGCTTTGCAATCAGTCCCACCACAAGTCGACCTCCGGGTTTTAGAACTCGCATTCCTTCTTTCAAAACGGCTGTGGGGTCTTGGACAAACTCCAGCGTCACATTGCAAATGGCGAAATCAAACTGTCCAGAGGGAAAGGGCAGATGCGATAAATCGGCCCGGATGAACTTGACTCGGTCGGATGCTTTACGACGCGCTACTGCGAGCATCTTTTCGGAGAGGTCAACTCCAGTGACAGACAAACCTTGTTCCTGTAACCAGACGGAGTAGGCCCCCGTTCCGCAGCCAAGGTCCACTGCGATTTCCCCTGAACGAGGTTGCGCCACTTTGCCTAGAATATCGTGTTCCACCATATCGATGAAATGACCCAATGGCGTCCTACAAAAATCATCGTACGTTTCCGCCTTCGCGTCAAACAAAGCCATATTGATTCCCCTCGCAGTGAAAAATTATTCTATAAGTTCATTATAGGCTTCCATTGTGTGTTTTCATCTTGACAAATTTCCAACGCTGAAGCAAAGTATAAACATCTAATAATCAGCATATCCGCATTTATGGATTTATAAATTTAAAGCTCGTGGAAAGGGGAATGCTTATGGGACCAACCATTCAAACGCGTTTGCGTAACGTGATCGACTTGGATCTCGTGTTTAAAGCTCTCGCAGACCCATTGAGACGCTCTTTGTTGGAAACGTTAAGTCAGAAGCAATATTTTTGCACGCTCGACGGAGAAGCGGTAGATGGAATCTGTGTTCAAGACCTGACGTCCATTTTAGACGTACCGCAATCCACCATTTCAAGACACCTAGCTTTGCTGCGTCAAGCCGGATTGGTCGGCCATCAACAACGTGGGCCTTGGCATTACTACTTTTGTAATCCGGACGCACTTCAAGCGGTCAATAGCTGGACTGACTCACTTCAAAGCACGGAGGCCAAAAAAACATGTTAAGAACAATTTCTGCGGATGAATTAAAGAGTATGCGTGAAAAGGATGCCGATCTGGAGTTGCTAGACCTGCGACCAGTTCCCGAATTCATACGAGGTTCTATCAAGGGGGCTATGAATTTACCCCAAGATGAACCGGACTTTTTGACCAATCTCAAAAAAATCTGGCCCCATCCGGGACCGGTGGCGTTGATTTCCACAACCCATGACATTCCAGGAGTCGTACTATTCGCCATCGACGCCGTAGGTGGGAATGTGGTGGGAACTGTGCAGATCCACGAATGGATGGAAAAGAACTATCCAGTGACGGAGATTACCGCGATCAGTCTCGATGAGGTCTTGCAGAACCATGACGAATTCAGCTTGGTGGATGTCCGAACTCTGGAAGAATGGCAAAAGCGGCATATTCCGGGTTCCGTGAATCTGCCTCTATCCGAATTGGAGGCGGCTCCTTCTGTCTTGGACTCAAATCAACCGCACGTGGTTTTTTGTGCCGGGGTATACCGGGGCTTGGCCGGTACCGCCAAGCTTGCTGCCATGGGATTTTCGACAAGATACCTGGCTGGGGGAGTCCACACCTGGTACGAGCAAACATCGCGAATTAAAATGCAGACACAGGATGTGAAAAGAAGGGGGATATAGGTGGATACACGAAATCATCTTCGAGTCTAATGCTGCTCAAATCACACTGCTCGTGGTGGTGAACTTGTTCGTCGGAGGTATGGTCGGTCTCGAACGAACCGTTTTGCCTCTGGTGGCCAAACAAGACTTTGGTCTCGCCGGAGCCAGTGCAGCCATCGCCTGTATCATCAGTTTCGGCGTGGTGAAGGCGATATCGAACCGATTTGCGAGGCAAATTGCAGATGTCATGGGGCGCAAGCGACTCTTAGTCGCGGGATGGATCATTTTTGCGAATCATCGAGTGGTTTCACTCCATGGTTCATTGGAGCCTTTTTCATAGGCGCGGGAACGGTGATTGTGTATCTCACTCAGCGGCTGCCGTGTCCGACCTGTCGGAACCGGAGTGACGAGCGTCTGCTTTGGGTGTGTACCGTTGACGAGATTTCGGGTATGCAGTGGGTGCACTGGTTTCGGGCGTTCTCGTCGATTGATTGGGAACTGCCATGTCGATGCAGATTGTGGGTTGGTTGGCCATCGGATCGAGTCTGGTTGTCACCGTTTTGCTTCGGGAAACATTGGTGACCAAGTTCGCGTAAGGGGATGCCGTTCTGGCGTCCCACTGATTTTGGAGTTCCGTAAAGTCAAAGGAGGGAGTTCCCAATGTTTTTTCGCCAATATCTGCACATGAACCCGGTGGCGGTATCTTATTTGTTTGGGTGTACCGGGAAAGCCATGGGGGCGGTCGTCGATCCCATCGAAGATGCGGATTTCTACATGCAAGAAGCGGAGCGTGCGGGTCTAGAAATTCAATATGTCCTGGATACGCATGTGCATGCGGATCACATATCCGGTGCGCGGGAACTCGCTCGGCGTACCGGGGCGAAGCTGGCTCTTTATGCGCAAGCTCGAGCCACCTATACGTTCACGCCCGTGGAAGATGGGGAACAAATTGTTCTTGGCAACACGGTGATTGAGGTGATGCATACCCCAGGTCATACTCCAGA
The Alicyclobacillus curvatus genome window above contains:
- a CDS encoding winged helix-turn-helix transcriptional regulator: MLETLSQKQYFCTLDGEAVDGICVQDLTSILDVPQSTISRHLALLRQAGLVGHQQRGPWHYYFCNPDALQAVNSWTDSLQSTEAKKTC
- a CDS encoding helix-turn-helix transcriptional regulator, which encodes MLQLFLSEDENLQTELYAKFFHGLSNAIRYKITEILLEGERSVGELVELLGISQGQVSNHLACLKWCGYVSSRQNGKHVIYRVSDERVRTLMELAKSIVADNAERIRSCTRM
- a CDS encoding rhodanese-like domain-containing protein, producing the protein MLRTISADELKSMREKDADLELLDLRPVPEFIRGSIKGAMNLPQDEPDFLTNLKKIWPHPGPVALISTTHDIPGVVLFAIDAVGGNVVGTVQIHEWMEKNYPVTEITAISLDEVLQNHDEFSLVDVRTLEEWQKRHIPGSVNLPLSELEAAPSVLDSNQPHVVFCAGVYRGLAGTAKLAAMGFSTRYLAGGVHTWYEQTSRIKMQTQDVKRRGI
- a CDS encoding methyltransferase domain-containing protein yields the protein MALFDAKAETYDDFCRTPLGHFIDMVEHDILGKVAQPRSGEIAVDLGCGTGAYSVWLQEQGLSVTGVDLSEKMLAVARRKASDRVKFIRADLSHLPFPSGQFDFAICNVTLEFVQDPTAVLKEGMRVLKPGGRLVVGLIAKLGPWAVKYSKRGQEAPTSVYHSARFFSYDDIKQIGPNPPYEVQFGLYVSPDEFKDESSAWALEKQRNPTQQEPGSGFMVVRWNKD
- a CDS encoding prepilin peptidase — protein: MVSTIVLQAVFGNPAMMGVPRTLHAQVIWLTLLGFTAAAAWFDVRERRIPNVWNLSGLVVLLGLQVWFGESISGLVAVFLSGLVMLLPTIYQAWGQGDWKMGMVYGAALGVLPTLVIWWLAMLLAKVYSTIIKKIGVRRLQIDDKAGLPVAFFVLMASILCFAALSLM
- a CDS encoding redoxin domain-containing protein, translated to MSKFRLGLLATALVALLSGCGAPSPQSPQPKATTPISTGASSSDLNLITITGKPLMINPNQKTLLYFMALGCSSCVTGEMKLAKNLPHIHANVISVDVQPQDTPSELEKFMKQTGATWPHVIDKNQSLIQKYQISYLDTVVILFHNKVIYKGIAPSAQTIEKELST
- the merA gene encoding mercury(II) reductase; this translates as MTHYRMKIEGMTCTSCERHVENGLKSVGARDVSVDFRKNQAVLEAPDALQLDVLFQGVRDAGYRPVGIEILSEENSSELHATPADESVDYDLVILGSGSAAFSAAIQAVSYGAKVAMVERGTIGGTCVNIGCVPSKALLRAGEIYHLAKENPFPGLQTSVGSVDLSELVTQKNRLVVKLRQQKYVDLIEEYGFELISGEARFIDEKTVEVGSRRITARNFLIATGASLAIPDIPGLRGVDYLTSTTALELSKLPKRLAVIGSGYIAMELGQFFHNLGAEVTLMQRSARLLKNRDPEISEAVTQALTEQGIQLVTGATFHKIEQDSSTKRVYVTIDGEEQVFLAEELLIVTGRQPNTSSLQVETANVKLGAHGEVLVDECLRTSNPRIYAAGDVTMGPQFVYVAAHEGWVVAENAVGGANQKRDLSVVPGVTFTNPSIATVGLTEAQAKAQGYEVVCSVLPLDAVPRALVNRETTGVFKLVADAKTRKILGAHIVAENAGDVIYAAVLAIKFDLTIEDLRGTLAPYLTMAEGLKLTALTFDKDVFKLSCCAG